In Novosphingobium kaempferiae, the DNA window CGCAGCGAAGGCATCCCGTCGCGGCCTTGGCCATAGGCGAGCGCCACCGGAACGAAGCCCGGCACCTCGCGAGACAGGCTCTGCACCACCGCAACCGGAGACGCCGTCTCGACCGGCCGCGCTGTCTGCGCTGCAGGTCCGGCGGCAGCCACAGCCGGCCGCTCCTCCACCTGCGCGAACGTCGCCTCCTGCGCGTCGTAGAACTGGTCATGGAAGGCGAAGACCACGGCGGTCAGCGCCATCACGATGTGAAACGGCAGGCTGAACACACCCAGCAGGTTGTGCACGTCGAGCCACATGCGCTTGACGTTCTTGCCGGCGCGCAGAGCGAACAGATCCTTCACGAGACTGGGCAACAGCACGATCACGCCCGAAACCAGCGCGATCGCATAGAGCAGCGCAATCGCTCCCATGATCGGCATCGCGATCTCGTGGTCCAGCATCAGCCCGACCTGCTGGTGGAGCACGTCGACGAACTGCGCGACCGGCGAAGGTCCGTGCTCTTCGACCTGCAGTTCTCCATCCGTCCCCAATGCAGCATAGAACGTACGGCGCGCGCCGTGTTCGTCCCCGCCATCTCCCGCCGCTTGCCAGCTAACCCGCGCGGGGTTGTCGTGGCCGGCCTGCAGGTTTACCTGATAGCCCCTGGCTGCCTCCGGATGCGCTGCGAGCACGGCGCGGACCAGTTCGGGGGTTCGCTCGAGAGAGACCGGCGCAGCCAGCGACGTGGGCGGCGAAGCCCAGCGTTGCAGCTGTTCCTCGAACATCGTGATCGCGCCCGCATAGAAGGCGACGAAAAGCGCGAGGCCCGAGATGATGCCGACCCAGCCGTGGATGTCCTTGTACATCCGCACGATGTCGGTGCGCACTTTCATCCGAGCATGCCCGCCGCATAGACACTTGCCCAGACGATCACGCTGGCCAGTCCCAGCACGCCCCATGCCCGCCCTCCCG includes these proteins:
- a CDS encoding PepSY-associated TM helix domain-containing protein gives rise to the protein MKVRTDIVRMYKDIHGWVGIISGLALFVAFYAGAITMFEEQLQRWASPPTSLAAPVSLERTPELVRAVLAAHPEAARGYQVNLQAGHDNPARVSWQAAGDGGDEHGARRTFYAALGTDGELQVEEHGPSPVAQFVDVLHQQVGLMLDHEIAMPIMGAIALLYAIALVSGVIVLLPSLVKDLFALRAGKNVKRMWLDVHNLLGVFSLPFHIVMALTAVVFAFHDQFYDAQEATFAQVEERPAVAAAGPAAQTARPVETASPVAVVQSLSREVPGFVPVALAYGQGRDGMPSLRAMGRDPRYGLRGPTYTVAALDPASGAVRDRDYLGGQQDGWGATVTSFFALHFGSFGGTGVRWAYFVLGLGGAFLFYTGNLLWVESRRRRERKAGAVTQTRSTRVLGALTVGVPLGCMAGISVTLAAAKVMGASATEGRHSLVYHVVFAGFVLWALLRGSARGAVELLPVTALAMLSIPFATLLFASVHPAEMVVVDLMAGTAAAALVLAWNATRRRVGNGPRDSVWSDRGPAAQDRVRVMKG